One Geminocystis sp. M7585_C2015_104 DNA window includes the following coding sequences:
- a CDS encoding GntR family transcriptional regulator, which translates to MFDFHIQTDGPIPPSQQLIEQIQFAIATGKYPPGARLPSTRQLASLTRLHRNTISKVYKTLKKLGLVEAIPGSGIYVKKQECDKRGISDSPRALVRETIDRIIQKGHRVEEVQQWFLEEIQWRLACREVLVVSLPQSDLGTGKLIVTELEPLLARPIHLIAIEGLANFLWHKKYATVITSRYFFPLVRDTIPPHSALVIPIDIYDYQRELDIIRQLPPDSYLGIVSVGEGILRAAHILIHSLRGDDISVITATADNPSQLEYIVRYCDLIICDPPSYLPVREIYHRVSPQLLRPSRILKSNCYISKESIELLKRELGL; encoded by the coding sequence ATGTTTGACTTCCATATCCAGACTGATGGCCCTATCCCCCCCTCCCAGCAGTTAATTGAGCAAATCCAGTTTGCTATCGCCACTGGCAAATATCCTCCCGGCGCCCGTTTGCCCAGCACAAGACAACTTGCATCCCTTACTCGACTGCATCGTAATACAATCAGCAAGGTCTATAAAACCCTGAAAAAGTTGGGTTTGGTGGAGGCTATCCCGGGCTCCGGTATCTACGTTAAAAAACAAGAGTGTGATAAACGGGGGATATCTGACTCTCCTAGGGCACTAGTGAGAGAAACTATAGACAGAATAATTCAAAAAGGGCACAGAGTGGAGGAAGTCCAACAGTGGTTTTTAGAGGAAATACAGTGGCGTCTGGCTTGTAGGGAGGTGCTGGTAGTCTCCCTGCCCCAATCGGACCTGGGCACTGGTAAACTGATTGTAACGGAATTAGAGCCCCTATTGGCACGCCCCATCCACCTGATTGCCATTGAGGGATTGGCAAATTTTCTCTGGCATAAAAAATATGCCACCGTCATTACTAGTCGTTACTTTTTCCCCCTAGTAAGAGACACTATTCCCCCCCATTCTGCCCTTGTTATTCCCATTGATATATATGACTACCAGAGAGAATTGGATATAATCCGACAGCTGCCTCCGGATTCTTATCTAGGGATAGTAAGTGTAGGAGAGGGAATTTTACGGGCAGCGCATATTCTCATTCACAGTCTCCGGGGCGATGATATTTCTGTTATCACTGCCACAGCGGACAATCCCAGTCAGTTGGAATATATTGTCCGTTATTGTGATCTTATCATTTGTGATCCCCCCAGTTACTTGCCAGTTAGGGAGATTTACCACCGTGTATCTCCCCAATTGCTTCGTCCCTCCCGTATTCTCAAAAGTAACTGCTATATTAGTAAGGAATCTATTGAACTGCTCAAACGGGAATTGGGGCTTTAG
- the lepB gene encoding signal peptidase I produces MSKSQAVSPLKSLRSIIGENLPVIVIGLLVALFIRIFIAEPRFIPSESMLPTLAVGDRLVVEKVSYHFTKPKAGEIVVFTPPPQLQQLGYKRNQVLIKRIIAQEGDTVAVKDGKVYVNGKPLQEDYILEPPQYEFEPVTVPPGCVFVMGDNRNNSNDSHVWGFLPEENIIGKAVFTFWPPEHIKVI; encoded by the coding sequence ATGAGCAAATCTCAGGCAGTTTCTCCCCTAAAATCCCTAAGAAGCATCATTGGTGAGAATCTCCCCGTAATAGTTATAGGCCTGTTAGTGGCCCTGTTCATTAGAATATTTATAGCAGAACCTCGTTTTATCCCCTCAGAGTCCATGTTACCAACCCTGGCAGTGGGAGATCGTCTAGTAGTGGAAAAGGTGTCCTATCATTTTACTAAACCCAAAGCCGGGGAAATTGTAGTCTTCACTCCCCCACCACAACTACAACAACTGGGGTATAAAAGGAATCAAGTCTTAATCAAGAGGATTATAGCCCAAGAAGGAGACACAGTAGCAGTCAAAGACGGCAAAGTGTATGTTAATGGCAAGCCCCTCCAAGAGGATTATATCTTAGAACCACCCCAATATGAATTCGAGCCAGTAACAGTGCCCCCTGGCTGTGTGTTTGTCATGGGAGATAACCGCAACAACAGCAATGACTCCCATGTTTGGGGCTTTTTACCAGAAGAAAACATAATCGGGAAAGCCGTTTTTACCTTTTGGCCCCCCGAACACATTAAAGTTATTTAG
- a CDS encoding phosphoglycerate kinase, with protein MAKKTVANLTKADLEGKRVLVRVDFNVPMENGKITDDTRIRAALPTINDLISKGAKVILCSHMGRPNGQVKEELRLTPVAERLSELLGKKVIKCNDCIGDEVTQAVNAMANGDVLLLENLRFHKEEEENDPEFAKKLASNADLYVNDAFGTAHRAHASTEGVTHYLSPCVAGYLIEKELKFLQSAIESPRRPLVAIIGGSKVSSKIGVIEALLEKCDKLLLGGGMIFTFFKARGLNVGNSLVEDDKLDLARSLEAKAKEKGVELLLPTDVVVADKFAPDANSQVVDVNSIPDGWMGLDIGPESVKLFQEALQGCQTVVWNGPMGVFEFDQFAKGTEAIARTLAELTEKGATTIIGGGDSVAAVEKVGVADKMSHISTGGGASLELLEGKVLPGIAALDDA; from the coding sequence ATGGCTAAAAAAACTGTTGCAAATCTAACTAAAGCCGATTTGGAAGGGAAAAGGGTATTAGTGCGGGTGGATTTCAACGTGCCCATGGAAAACGGTAAAATTACTGATGACACCCGCATCCGTGCTGCCTTGCCCACTATCAATGATTTAATTTCTAAGGGGGCAAAGGTGATATTATGTAGTCACATGGGGCGCCCCAATGGCCAAGTTAAGGAGGAACTTCGTCTCACTCCTGTCGCTGAGCGTCTTTCGGAATTGTTGGGCAAAAAGGTAATTAAGTGTAATGACTGTATTGGGGATGAGGTTACCCAGGCAGTTAATGCTATGGCAAATGGGGATGTGTTATTGTTAGAAAATCTCCGTTTCCACAAGGAAGAGGAAGAAAATGACCCAGAATTTGCTAAAAAACTGGCCAGTAATGCTGATTTGTATGTAAATGACGCTTTTGGCACCGCCCACCGCGCCCATGCTTCCACTGAGGGGGTAACCCATTATCTCTCTCCCTGTGTAGCCGGTTACCTGATTGAGAAGGAGTTAAAATTCCTACAAAGTGCCATTGAATCACCCAGACGTCCACTAGTAGCTATTATAGGTGGCTCAAAGGTTTCAAGTAAAATCGGTGTTATTGAGGCTTTGTTGGAAAAATGCGATAAACTCCTCCTTGGTGGGGGGATGATTTTTACATTTTTTAAAGCCCGTGGGTTAAATGTGGGCAATTCTCTAGTAGAAGATGATAAACTGGACCTGGCACGCTCTCTGGAGGCTAAGGCCAAGGAGAAAGGGGTGGAGTTGCTGCTGCCTACAGACGTGGTGGTGGCAGATAAATTCGCCCCAGATGCAAATTCCCAGGTAGTGGACGTCAATAGCATACCCGATGGGTGGATGGGGTTGGACATAGGGCCAGAGTCTGTAAAATTATTCCAGGAGGCCCTACAAGGCTGTCAGACGGTGGTTTGGAATGGCCCGATGGGGGTGTTTGAATTTGATCAGTTTGCCAAAGGCACAGAAGCCATTGCCCGCACTCTAGCCGAATTGACGGAAAAAGGTGCCACTACTATTATTGGTGGCGGCGACTCGGTGGCGGCAGTGGAAAAAGTGGGGGTAGCCGACAAGATGAGTCACATTTCTACTGGTGGTGGTGCTAGTTTAGAATTGTTAGAAGGGAAGGTTTTGCCTGGCATTGCCGCCCTTGATGACGCCTAA
- a CDS encoding universal stress protein yields MFKKILFPINQSRESREAVSLVANVVKTYNSELYILSVVETNNGNSVMSDAEAVRKLLENARQVFASQGISAETIEREGLPPFVICDVAEEIEANLIIMGCRGLGLTQEGAEESVTNRVINLSPCPVLVVP; encoded by the coding sequence ATGTTTAAAAAGATCCTATTCCCTATCAATCAAAGTCGAGAATCCAGAGAAGCAGTATCCCTGGTGGCTAACGTAGTTAAAACATACAACAGTGAGCTATATATCCTCTCCGTGGTAGAAACCAACAATGGAAATTCGGTAATGAGTGATGCAGAGGCAGTAAGAAAACTACTAGAAAACGCCCGACAAGTATTTGCCTCTCAGGGAATCTCGGCTGAGACTATTGAAAGGGAAGGCTTACCTCCGTTTGTGATTTGCGATGTTGCCGAGGAAATTGAAGCTAACCTCATTATTATGGGTTGTCGCGGCTTAGGCTTAACTCAAGAAGGCGCCGAGGAAAGTGTTACCAATCGGGTTATTAACCTATCTCCTTGTCCTGTTTTGGTAGTCCCATAG
- a CDS encoding lipid kinase, which yields MTKKALLLINRYSRKGEKFLPQAVEYFYSHDFELIVKPLKHPRELGSVVREYHKQVDCVIVGGGDGTLNGVVDSLVETKLPLGILPLGTANDLARTLNIPFGIKEACEVIARGNLKTIDLGWVNGKHFFNVASIGLSVEITKQLSRGLKRRWGVFAYAITAIQVIGKARRFPATIVVDGKILSVKTIQIAVGNGRYYGGGMPIAHDAAIDDQRLDLYSIELERWWQIFPLIWHLPRGQQHLLKWVRTVEGREIEIHTNKAYKVNTDGEITTITPAKFRVIPNALQVFVP from the coding sequence ATGACTAAAAAGGCATTACTGCTTATCAACCGTTATTCCCGCAAGGGGGAAAAATTCCTGCCTCAGGCAGTGGAATACTTCTACTCCCATGACTTCGAGTTGATTGTTAAACCCCTAAAACACCCCCGGGAACTGGGTTCGGTAGTGCGCGAGTACCACAAACAAGTAGACTGTGTTATAGTAGGTGGTGGAGATGGTACTCTGAATGGAGTAGTGGATAGTCTAGTAGAAACCAAACTGCCCTTAGGTATTCTACCACTTGGAACTGCCAACGATTTAGCCCGCACTCTCAATATTCCCTTTGGTATCAAGGAAGCCTGTGAAGTCATTGCCAGGGGAAATCTCAAAACCATCGATTTAGGGTGGGTAAACGGCAAACACTTCTTCAATGTAGCTAGTATTGGTTTGAGTGTGGAAATCACTAAGCAACTGTCTCGGGGTTTAAAACGGCGTTGGGGGGTTTTTGCCTATGCCATTACTGCCATACAGGTGATTGGCAAGGCTCGTCGTTTCCCTGCTACCATCGTTGTAGATGGTAAAATCCTCTCCGTCAAGACTATTCAAATAGCTGTAGGCAATGGTAGATATTATGGGGGGGGGATGCCTATCGCCCATGATGCCGCCATTGACGACCAGCGTTTGGACCTATATAGTATCGAATTAGAACGTTGGTGGCAAATCTTTCCCCTTATCTGGCACTTACCCCGAGGTCAGCAACACTTGTTAAAATGGGTGAGGACTGTAGAGGGTAGGGAAATCGAAATCCACACCAATAAAGCCTATAAAGTCAACACTGACGGTGAAATCACCACCATCACCCCTGCCAAGTTTAGAGTCATTCCCAACGCCCTTCAGGTTTTCGTGCCATAA
- the hpnI gene encoding bacteriohopanetetrol glucosamine biosynthesis glycosyltransferase HpnI, translating to MSCFHFSCHPLSPSFWLFLFQLFFLFLVFASIFYYVFSLYFSYLFFQKFIYIDEDFLPPVSIIKPLCGLEENLEANLISFIQQEYPQYQLIFCVQEATDAVINLLEELRAKFPDKDLRLVVSDRTIGHNYKVSNMDNGLAFCDYDFILIADSDIEVKPDYLKTIVQPFKDEKVGVVTCLYQPVAANWLGIIESLNVIGDFIPKVLTAVQTRDVNFAFGSTILIRREVLEAIGCFKAIANNLADDFLLGFLPHKLGYRVELVNYFVRHHQGKENFRDYIDRQIRWQKCILSQGLLSYLGMIFTQGAVTSIIFVLISNWHIFSVCLMIFTILLRITLAYLVGIIYLKTRELSGYMGLVIVGDFLNFYTWVLALFKKEIVWRGRRFRVKKHGYLEPIYGTKT from the coding sequence ATGTCTTGTTTCCATTTCTCTTGTCATCCCCTTTCCCCTTCTTTTTGGCTTTTTCTTTTTCAACTGTTCTTCCTTTTTTTGGTTTTTGCTTCTATTTTTTACTATGTTTTTTCTCTTTATTTCTCCTATTTATTCTTTCAAAAGTTTATATACATTGATGAAGATTTCTTGCCCCCTGTCTCTATTATAAAGCCCCTGTGCGGCTTGGAAGAAAATTTGGAGGCAAATCTTATCTCTTTTATTCAACAGGAATACCCCCAATACCAGCTTATTTTTTGTGTTCAAGAAGCAACAGACGCTGTTATTAACCTCCTGGAAGAGTTGAGGGCTAAATTTCCGGACAAGGATTTACGTCTAGTGGTAAGTGATAGGACAATTGGCCACAACTACAAAGTTAGTAATATGGACAATGGTTTAGCCTTTTGTGATTATGATTTTATTTTAATAGCGGATAGTGATATAGAGGTAAAGCCTGACTATTTGAAGACTATTGTGCAACCCTTTAAGGATGAAAAAGTGGGAGTAGTTACCTGTTTGTATCAACCAGTTGCCGCCAATTGGCTAGGAATAATAGAGTCTTTGAATGTTATTGGGGATTTTATTCCGAAAGTTCTAACGGCGGTGCAAACAAGGGATGTTAATTTCGCTTTCGGTTCTACAATCTTAATCAGAAGAGAAGTGTTGGAAGCTATTGGATGTTTTAAGGCTATTGCTAATAATTTGGCTGATGATTTTCTTTTAGGTTTTCTTCCCCATAAACTCGGCTATCGCGTGGAATTGGTTAATTATTTTGTAAGACATCACCAGGGTAAGGAAAATTTTAGGGATTACATCGACAGACAAATTCGCTGGCAAAAATGCATTCTCTCCCAAGGATTGCTCAGCTACCTGGGCATGATTTTCACCCAGGGGGCAGTTACTAGTATTATTTTTGTCTTGATTTCTAACTGGCATATTTTCAGTGTTTGCCTGATGATTTTTACAATCTTGTTGAGGATAACCCTGGCCTATCTGGTGGGAATTATCTATCTGAAAACCCGGGAATTGTCAGGATACATGGGGCTAGTGATAGTGGGCGATTTCTTGAATTTTTATACCTGGGTATTGGCGCTGTTTAAGAAGGAAATTGTGTGGAGGGGGCGAAGATTTAGAGTGAAAAAACATGGCTATCTTGAGCCAATTTATGGCACGAAAACCTGA